One stretch of Cyclopterus lumpus isolate fCycLum1 chromosome 10, fCycLum1.pri, whole genome shotgun sequence DNA includes these proteins:
- the LOC117737427 gene encoding zinc finger and BTB domain-containing protein 5-like isoform X1: MDFPGHFQHIFNQLNHQRLHAQLCDCVVVVGGQSFQAHRSILAACSSHFRALLSSNESGDEVGRAGADLGGGGGPSVMELDPEVVTPEAFSTLLDMIYTSTLSPGASNVMDVLLAASHLHLNTVVKACKLHLSRKNFPASPPKGWRSVQQQQQLPSSALLLQATSVMEESIDEDEVRVEVSQSGGVEDQGVIGEQSTALFLRHKRKSHEDELGGRKRSFRLAEGNYKECSPTVTRSTVSAEEAGQELLSPDCLKTTDGLWENRGEEEEVEEKYEATKGESEEIQLPSQSDCSTGGVGTWKKGGDAEGDTVVKVKVGEEGEDEGEEPKMAMIEVKRENLSSYSPSLAKHSPLSPPQDFTDNFEAQLNEEKLATVCPTECDVSSLQSQLCADPGHLGEGSVDSEGLDSLSELAFSCFLNPSSESVMGALEEEDSLASLTAAATAAATASDAPAAAGVTDELYQNAEEVSSAQSSDSSLVFPITPVPLQQLLSTQGPGFSDTLILQPSQNSLAGFLSGIGPGLGLETSLIQPSRAGKSPGATTFRRIAPKVMPGSEAGTDCSSASDAAERLPLTRASEEVLSKCKKAAAEDHVLLVEGDKKYACKICCKTFMNLTDCKKHIRVHTGEKPYPCPKCGKRFSQSSHLYKHSKNTCLNWKDDQSFADTLL; the protein is encoded by the coding sequence ATGGACTTTCCCGGTCATTTCCAGCACATTTTCAACCAGCTGAACCACCAGCGCCTCCATGCTCagctgtgtgactgtgtggtggtggttggAGGCCAGAGTTTCCAGGCTCACCGCTCCATCCTGGCCGCATGCAGTTCCCACTTCAGGGCTCTTCTGAGCTCCAATGAAAGTGGGGATGAGGTTGGTAGAGCAGGAGCTGACTTAGGTGGAGGTGGGGGCCCCAGTGTGATGGAGTTAGATCCAGAGGTGGTGACCCCAGAGGCCTTCTCCACCTTGCTAGACATGATTTACACCTCCACCCTCTCTCCAGGGGCCTCCAATGTGATGGATGTACTGTTGGCAGCATCGCACCTGCATCTCAACACTGTGGTCAAGGCCTGCAAGCTCCACCTGTCCAGGAAAAACTTCCCTGCATCGCCCCCGAAAGGCTGGAGgtcagtgcagcagcagcagcagcttccgtCCTCGGCCTTGCTGCTACAGGCCACGTCTGTCATGGAGGAGTCCATTGATGAGGATGAAGTGAGAGTGGAGGTTAGTCAGTCTGGTGGGGTTGAAGATCAGGGGGTGATTGGGGAGCAGAGTACTGCACTATTTTTGAGGCACAAGAGGAAGTCTCACGAGGATGAGCTCGGGGGCAGAAAGAGGTCCTTCAGGCTAGCTGAGGGAAACTATAAAGAGTGTTCACCGACAGTAACTAGAAGCACCGTCAGTGCAGAGGAGGCTGGACAGGAGCTGCTGTCCCCGGACTGCCTGAAGACGACCGACGGACTCTGGGAGAAccgaggcgaggaggaggaggtggaggagaaatATGAAGCAACTAAGGGAGAGTCAGAGGAGATCCAGCTGCCGAGCCAATCGGACTGCAGCACGGGAGGTGTCGGTACATGGAAGAAGGGTGGAGATGCAGAAGGAGACACTGTGGTCAAAGTAAAGGTGGGAGAAGAAGgggaggatgagggagaggagcCAAAGATGGCGATGATTGAGGTGAAAAGGGAAAATCTGAGCTCCTACTCCCCAAGTCTAGCAAAACATTCTCCTCTATCTCCACCGCAAGACTTCACAGACAACTTTGAAGCCCAGCTAAATGAGGAGAAACTGGCCACCGTCTGCCCAACCGAGTGTGATGTTAGCTCTTTACAATCTCAGCTGTGTGCAGATCCTGGACATTTGGGTGAGGGGTCAGTAGACAGTGAAGGCCTCGACAGCCTGTCAGAACTGGCCTTTTCCTGCTTCCTCAATCCCAGCAGTGAAAGTGTAATGGGAGCACTGGAGGAAGAAGACAGCCTAGCTagcctcactgctgctgctacagcTGCTGCTACTGCCAGTGAtgctcctgcagctgctggagtTACTGATGAACTCTATCAAAACGCAGAAGAAGTCTCTTCTGCTCAGTCTTCTGATTCCTCACTAGTTTTTCCAATAACCCCTGTCCCCTTGCAGCAGCTTCTCTCAACTCAGGGCCCTGGTTTCAGTGACACACTTATCCTCCAGCCCTCGCAGAACTCCTTAGCAGGGTTCCTAAGTGGCATCGGACCAGGCCTCGGTCTAGAAACCTCCCTCATCCAACCCTCCAGGGCCGGTAAAAGCCCCGGGGCAACAACCTTTCGTCGCATTGCCCCTAAAGTGATGCCTGGATCAGAAGCCGGCACAGATTGCTCCTCGGCATCGGACGCTGCTGAACGTCTGCCTCTAACCAgagcttcagaggaggttctgtCCAAGTGCAAGAAAGCAGCGGCTGAAGACCACGTGCTGTTGGTGGAAGGGGACAAGAAGTACGCCTGTAAGATCTGCTGCAAGACCTTCATGAACCTGACTGACTGT
- the LOC117737427 gene encoding zinc finger and BTB domain-containing protein 5-like isoform X2 yields the protein MDVLLAASHLHLNTVVKACKLHLSRKNFPASPPKGWRSVQQQQQLPSSALLLQATSVMEESIDEDEVRVEVSQSGGVEDQGVIGEQSTALFLRHKRKSHEDELGGRKRSFRLAEGNYKECSPTVTRSTVSAEEAGQELLSPDCLKTTDGLWENRGEEEEVEEKYEATKGESEEIQLPSQSDCSTGGVGTWKKGGDAEGDTVVKVKVGEEGEDEGEEPKMAMIEVKRENLSSYSPSLAKHSPLSPPQDFTDNFEAQLNEEKLATVCPTECDVSSLQSQLCADPGHLGEGSVDSEGLDSLSELAFSCFLNPSSESVMGALEEEDSLASLTAAATAAATASDAPAAAGVTDELYQNAEEVSSAQSSDSSLVFPITPVPLQQLLSTQGPGFSDTLILQPSQNSLAGFLSGIGPGLGLETSLIQPSRAGKSPGATTFRRIAPKVMPGSEAGTDCSSASDAAERLPLTRASEEVLSKCKKAAAEDHVLLVEGDKKYACKICCKTFMNLTDCKKHIRVHTGEKPYPCPKCGKRFSQSSHLYKHSKNTCLNWKDDQSFADTLL from the coding sequence ATGGATGTACTGTTGGCAGCATCGCACCTGCATCTCAACACTGTGGTCAAGGCCTGCAAGCTCCACCTGTCCAGGAAAAACTTCCCTGCATCGCCCCCGAAAGGCTGGAGgtcagtgcagcagcagcagcagcttccgtCCTCGGCCTTGCTGCTACAGGCCACGTCTGTCATGGAGGAGTCCATTGATGAGGATGAAGTGAGAGTGGAGGTTAGTCAGTCTGGTGGGGTTGAAGATCAGGGGGTGATTGGGGAGCAGAGTACTGCACTATTTTTGAGGCACAAGAGGAAGTCTCACGAGGATGAGCTCGGGGGCAGAAAGAGGTCCTTCAGGCTAGCTGAGGGAAACTATAAAGAGTGTTCACCGACAGTAACTAGAAGCACCGTCAGTGCAGAGGAGGCTGGACAGGAGCTGCTGTCCCCGGACTGCCTGAAGACGACCGACGGACTCTGGGAGAAccgaggcgaggaggaggaggtggaggagaaatATGAAGCAACTAAGGGAGAGTCAGAGGAGATCCAGCTGCCGAGCCAATCGGACTGCAGCACGGGAGGTGTCGGTACATGGAAGAAGGGTGGAGATGCAGAAGGAGACACTGTGGTCAAAGTAAAGGTGGGAGAAGAAGgggaggatgagggagaggagcCAAAGATGGCGATGATTGAGGTGAAAAGGGAAAATCTGAGCTCCTACTCCCCAAGTCTAGCAAAACATTCTCCTCTATCTCCACCGCAAGACTTCACAGACAACTTTGAAGCCCAGCTAAATGAGGAGAAACTGGCCACCGTCTGCCCAACCGAGTGTGATGTTAGCTCTTTACAATCTCAGCTGTGTGCAGATCCTGGACATTTGGGTGAGGGGTCAGTAGACAGTGAAGGCCTCGACAGCCTGTCAGAACTGGCCTTTTCCTGCTTCCTCAATCCCAGCAGTGAAAGTGTAATGGGAGCACTGGAGGAAGAAGACAGCCTAGCTagcctcactgctgctgctacagcTGCTGCTACTGCCAGTGAtgctcctgcagctgctggagtTACTGATGAACTCTATCAAAACGCAGAAGAAGTCTCTTCTGCTCAGTCTTCTGATTCCTCACTAGTTTTTCCAATAACCCCTGTCCCCTTGCAGCAGCTTCTCTCAACTCAGGGCCCTGGTTTCAGTGACACACTTATCCTCCAGCCCTCGCAGAACTCCTTAGCAGGGTTCCTAAGTGGCATCGGACCAGGCCTCGGTCTAGAAACCTCCCTCATCCAACCCTCCAGGGCCGGTAAAAGCCCCGGGGCAACAACCTTTCGTCGCATTGCCCCTAAAGTGATGCCTGGATCAGAAGCCGGCACAGATTGCTCCTCGGCATCGGACGCTGCTGAACGTCTGCCTCTAACCAgagcttcagaggaggttctgtCCAAGTGCAAGAAAGCAGCGGCTGAAGACCACGTGCTGTTGGTGGAAGGGGACAAGAAGTACGCCTGTAAGATCTGCTGCAAGACCTTCATGAACCTGACTGACTGT
- the tomm5 gene encoding mitochondrial import receptor subunit TOM5 homolog yields the protein MFKLEGLGPKMDPEEMKKKMRQDVVSSIRNFLIYVALLRAAPYVLKKLDSI from the exons ATGTTTAAACTGGAAGGACTCGGGCCTAAAATGGAcccagaggagatgaagaagaaaatgcGACAAGATGTCGTCTCATCTATACGAAACTTTCTTATTTACGTCGCCCTTCTCCGAGCCG ccCCATATGTTTTAAAGAAGCTGGACAGCATATGA
- the frmpd1b gene encoding FERM and PDZ domain-containing protein 1 — protein MEEKERCRSRSPARRTSRVQQVVGTIIRRTRESLSRERLLGDGRSQRSNSLSNQNFQAKLTLQITRDPVLDSSTGHGFILTTNAPLLVRDITAGSPADGILYPGDQVLQINDIVLEDLSDEQVENLLRDLEDCITVTILRHMTNPKSSIMSAEKRARLRSNPVKVRFAEEVVVNGHTQGNSLLFLPNVLKVYLENGQTKAFKFDNSTTVKDIVLTLKDKLSIRAIEYFALVLEQQYSITKLLLLHEDEFIQKVVQKKDSHDYRCLFRVCFVPRDPMDLLQDDSSTFEYLFLQSVGDVLLERFAVEMKCNTALRLAALHMHERLDSCGQTRASIKSITREFGMDSFISPTLLSNMREKDLRKAISYHLKKIQSLLEPRQKVISSSQARLAYLTQLGELISYGGRSYTATMMLQDREVLVSLLVGAKYGMSQVINHKLNMISTLVEFSSISRVELLSESDKVSVLRISLHDMKPFALLMDSLAAKDLGCLLGGYCKLLVDPSVNVFRLGRPKVRVHRIPAEEGVCGKFGVIEGVCYESLSSYVSRCCSDSDDSTDEDDPMDSQNYKRPDPASQDWEERRREEEEKRREEERKEKEEHKGKQEVKIIVTTEGIENEGEEEGGATGIGLRTFSIMDEEMNLESTWYHTDPRVTSSFSSLSSGSLSAALEESSAAAKAPSRLDALRGSCTSEDLPGLDVHHPYLLEPKRHQGPLRPTNLNYRGNDNSCLCFSELSKDDFLPSPPEATSDDDDDDDEEEEQGVAGLRRISKIPSSRDLRMIDSIPFQRSPIKRKKKVPPKVPVRTSSIPVDKEGQAEQRLSKDEEGLFLTPSPNPKPALLVKETASESEDEFFDAQERFTPPVPDLSDTELADRRNANPLSGGWIGPSAVLGKEPSSPLANKANSSKIKREVETLKGPTNKLTNQQASLPEPSQKPQVKVKPLLAPKPQLPPKPKIIPPKSPKHGRSYAHCNGDASGRLSSELLEMEPDTMEFKSVTSGAGGLPLSSPLIRAVRCSKQPLPITTPQTEEKTKKQENSPKKNKDLTHENGAHVVSNDKSYILDKQETPRIEEKINGTALPTRKPPNLLPIPRSDSGTKLAIPPPVAPKPTSPTNFHPLSLPASSPVSPTDPSKGIFKDSVSTPNGIHPWSSRNGSVQSGSRRVSLSHESLSPKNADAPLTLTTSLTSTNSKGVGGLESREPGKSGSGSDLRTSSSSLGGRLPASALRGKIQSLPWYMTRSQEILGTLDYPSTSSINGDTSGFGSGLSVASGLSDFNKTPVKEKETVSSKSGGKENILEDGAEVVIATIKEAQEVTSHIKKANGTNGSHTNLSFKENSAHRGSVSSEQPQSRSHSAVGLGGVSSMQIGGDSPTSSIADTTPPQEHREACGCRTVYANCFSGDTEDGISFDEELTIYEFSRRTRPKPARPAPVSSPTTPSPKPNILSLLRDNPRPLSTFSTASSELSPVVSRPVSPTNSFGGPLRTLSNKNYGGLKGGFASLRQDIDQLLLVLERGSLEQTQQQSCQDTKQDIKSIKVGPDLNHNGTEGNTTRVPDANCTGTSMAAMTEAERSLLQAEARRLASGCQRATRVGWAPDEALRSLSNSFSALVQLSAACLRTNPCPGCEICHNVSLVHGDEDDDSQEAMDKLKEIVGLYQEFVGAVETAGTGAGVGGKSVGLTGSGQGQGESEGVRLLAKRCTVLISSVFALTQLFRTRTPDTADMPGHVPLNF, from the exons atggaggagaaggagcgatGTAGGAGCAGGTCTCCAGCTCGGAGAACCAGTCGGGTGCAGCAGGTGGTGGGAACAATAATACGACGTACCCGAGAGTCGCTCAGCAG AGAGCGGTTGCTCGGCGATGGGAGGTCGCAGCGCTCCAACAGTCTGTCCAATCAGAACTTCCAGGCCAAGCTGACGCTGCAGATTACCAGGGACCCGGTCCTGGACAGCAGCACTGGACATGGCTTCATTCTCACCACCAATGCACCCCTGCTGGTCAGGGACATCACCGCAG GGAGTCCTGCAGATGGGATACTGTACCCAGGGGACCAGGTACTTCAGATTAATGACATAGTGCTGGAGGACCTGAgtgatgagcaggtggagaaCCTCTTAAG GGACTTGGAGGATTGTATCACTGTGACTATCCTGCGGCACATGACA AATCCCAAGTCATCCATCATGTCGGCAGAGAAGAGAGCTCGTCTGAGGAGTAATCCAGTTAAAGTGCGCTTTGCAGAGGAGGTGGTGGTCAATGGGCACACTCAG GGAaactctcttctctttctgccCAATGTCCTAAAAGTCTATTTAGAGAATGGACAGACCAAGGCCTTCAAGTTTGACAACAGCACCACCGTCAAG GACATTGTGCTGACTCTGAAGGATAAACTGTCCATCCGGGCCATTGAGTACTTTGCCCTGGTGCTAGAGCAACAGTACAGCATCaccaaactgctgctgctgcacgaaGACGAGTTCATACAGAAG GTGGTGCAGAAAAAAGACTCCCATGACTACAGATGTCTGTTCAGGGTGTGTTTCGTCCCGAGAGACCCCATGGACCTGCTGCAGGATGACTCCTCTACCTTTGAGTACCTATTTTTACAG AGTGTTGGAGATGTGCTGCTGGAGCGTTTTGCAGTAGAGATGAAGTGTAACACTGCGCTCCGCCTAGCTGCCCTGCACATGCATGAGAGGCTAGATAGCTGTGGACAGACCAGAGCCTCTATCAAGAGTATTAC GAGGGAGTTTGGCATGGACAGCTTCATCTCTCCCACACTGCTGAGCAACATGAGGGAAAAGGACCTGAGGAAAGCCATCAGCTACCACCTCAAAAAGATCCAGTCCCTGCTAGAGCCGCGCCAGAAG GTCATTTCTTCAAGTCAGGCTCGGTTGGCCTACCTCACTCAGCTGGGAGAACTCATTTCATATGGGGGACGCTCCTACACAGCTACGATGATG CTTCAGGATAGGGAGGTGTTGGTCAGCCTGCTGGTGGGAGCCAAATATGGGATGAGTCAGGTCATCAACCACAAGCTCAATATGATCTCTACACTGGTTGAGTTCAGCAGCATCAGCCGAGTGGAGCTGCTCTCTGAGTCGGACAAAGTCAGCGTACTGCGCATCTCACTGCACGACATGAAG CCATTTGCCTTACTGATGGACTCTCTGGCAGCCAAAGACTTAGGGTGTCTGCTGGGAGGCTACTGCAAACTCCTTGTGGATCCCAGTGTCAATGTCTTCCGTCTGGGGCGCCCAAAAGTGAGGGTGCACCGGATTCCTGCTgaagaaggtgtgtgtgggaAGTTCGGCGTAATAGAGGGCGTGTGCTATGAATCCCTATCAA GTTATGTGTCTCGTTGCTGTAGCGACTCAGATGACTCAACAGATGAGGATGACCCAATGGATTCTCAGAATTACAAACGCCCAGACCCAGCAAGCCAGGACtgggaagaaaggaggagagaggaggaagagaagaggagagaggaagaaaggaaagagaaagaggagcacaaaggcaaacaggaagtgaagatcATAGTGACAACAGAAGGTATAGAAAATGAGGgcgaagaggaaggaggagcaaCAGGAATTGGTCTACGTACATTTAGTATTATGGATGAAGAAATGAACCTGGAGAGTACCTGGTACCACACTGACCCACGGGTCACCAGCAGCTTCTCCAGCTTGTCCAGTGGCTCCTTGAGTGCTGCCCTGGAAGAGAGCAGTGCCGCAGCCAAAGCCCCATCTCGTCTGGATGCACTCCGTGGATCATGCACAAGCGAGGATCTACCAGGCTTGGATGTTCACCATCCCTACCTCCTGGAGCCCAAACGCCACCAAGGGCCCTTGCGACCCACCAACCTCAATTACCGTGGCAATGACAACTCTTGCCTTTGCTTTTCTGAGCTCTCCAAGGATGATTTCCTCCCTAGCCCTCCTGAGGCTACtagtgatgatgacgatgacgacgatgaggaagaagagcaagGAGTGGCGGGACTCAGACGCATTTCTAAGATACCTAGTTCAAGAGATTTGAGAATGATTGACAGCATACCCTTTCAAAGATCAcccattaaaagaaagaaaaaggtccCTCCCAAAGTCCCAGTGAGGACTAGTTCAATACCTGTGGACAAAGAAGGACAAGCTGAGCAGCGCCTCTCCAAGGATGAAGAGGGTCTATTTCTAACACCTTCACCAAATCCCAAACCAGCTCTTTTGGTTAAAGAGACTGCCTCAGAGTCTGAAGATGAGTTTTTTGATGCACAGGAGAGATTTACTCCTCCAGTTCCGGATTTATCAG acacTGAGCTGGCTGACCGACGGAATGCTAATCCGTTAAGTGGAGGCTGGATTGGTCCTTCAGCTGTCTTGGGGAAAGAGCCATCCTCCCCCCTTGCCAATAAAGCTAATTCCTCTAAAATCAAAAGAGAAGTGGAGACACTTAAAGGCCCTACAAATAAACTTACCAACCAACAGGCCAGTTTACCAGAGCCATCTCAGAAACCTCAAGTTAAGGTAAAACCGCTATTGGCACCTAAGCCCCAACTGCCTCCCAAACCTAAGATCATTCCCCCCAAATCCCCCAAGCATGGAAGATCATATGCCCACTGCAATGGGGATGCCTCTGGACGTCTTTCCTCTGAACTTCTGGAAATGGAGCCAGACACCATGGAGTTCAAGTCTGTCACATCTGGGGCAGGTGGACTGCCTCTCTCATCACCCCTGATCAGAGCAGTGCGGTGCAGCAAGCAACCACTACCCATTACAACCCCACAAACTGAGGAAAAGACAAAGAAGCAAGAAAACAGcccaaaaaagaataaagatcTGACGCATGAGAATGGAGCACATGTTGTTTCCAATGACAAATCATACATTCTTGATAAACAGGAAACTCCTAGAattgaggaaaaaataaatgggACTGCTCTACCCACAAGAAAACCACCAAACCTACTCCCTATCCCTCGCTCTGATTCAGGAACAAAGTTAGCCATTCCCCCTCCAGTAGCACCCAAACCCACTTCTCCTACCAATTTCCACCCCTTATCACTACCTGCTAGCTCTCCTGTCTCCCCAACGGATCCAAGCAAAGGGATCTTCAAGGATAGCGTCAGTACGCCAAATGGAATCCACCCTTGGAGCAGCCGCAATGGCAGCGTCCAGTCAGGATCCAGGAGGGTCTCTCTGAGTCATGAAAGCCTGTCGCCCAAAAATGCAGATGCTCCTCTCACCCTTACCACCTCCCTCACTTCAACCAACTCCAAAGGTGTTGGGGGCCTTGAAAGCAGAGAGCCTGGAAAATCTGGATCAGGATCAGACCTGAGGACCAGCTCCTCCAGCCTGGGAGGTAGACTGCCAGCTTCTGCCCTGAGAGGGAAGATCCAGTCTCTGCCTTGGTACATGACCCGTTCTCAGGAGATTTTGGGAACTCTGGACTATCCCTCCACTAGCTCCATCAATGGAGACACATCTGGATTTGGCTCTGGCTTGTCTGTAGCCAGCGGTCTATCAGACTTTAACAAAACCCCTGTTAAGGAAAAAGAGACTGTGAGCTCAAAATCAGGAGGGAAAGAGAACATTTTAGAGGATGGAGCTGAGGTTGTCATAGCCACCATCAAGGAGGCCCAGGAAGTGACCTCACACATAAAAAAGGCCAATGGGACAAACGGCTCCCACACTAATCTGAGTTTTAAAGAGAATAGTGCACACCGTGGCAGTGTTTCATCCGAGCAGCCTCAGTCACGGTCCCATTCAGCAGTGGGGTTAGGAGGTGTGTCCAGCATGCAAATTGGGGGTGACTCACCAACCTCCTCAATCGCTGACACTACTCCTCCACAAGAGCATCGGGAGGCATGTGGCTGCCGCACCGTTTACGCCAACTGTTTCAGTGGAGACACTGAGGATGGCATAAGCTTTGATGAGGAGCTCACCATTTATGAGTTCTCACGTCGCACACGCCCCAAACCTGCTCGACCTGCACCTGTCTCTTCTCCTACAACACCTTCTCCAAAGCCCAATATTCTGTCACTGCTGAGGGACAATCCCCGTCCACTCTCCACTTTCTCCACTGCATCCTCTGAACTCAGTCCTGTAGTTTCACGTCCGGTTTCCCCCACAAACTCATTTGGTGGTCCTCTTCGTACACTTAGCAACAAGAATTATGGTGGGCTTAAGGGAGGTTTTGCCTCCCTACGTCAAGATATTGATCAACTTTTGCTGGTCTTAGAAAGGGGATCACTTGAGCAAACGCAACAACAATCATGTCAAGACACAAAGCAGGATattaaaagtataaaagtgGGGCCTGACCTAAATCATAATGGAACTGAAGGCAATACTACCCGAGTACCGGATGCAAATTGTACTGGGACAAGCATGGCCGCCATGACAGAGGCCGAAAGAAGTCTTCTCCAGGCAGAGGCTCGACGATTGGCATCTGGGTGTCAGCGGGCCACACGTGTAGGCTGGGCTCCTGATGAAGCCCTACGCTCTTTATCTAACAGCTTCAGTGCCCTGGTTCAGTTGTCTGCTGCCTGCCTGCGAACAAATCCATGCCCTGGTTGTGAAATCTGCCATAATGTGAGTCTGGTCCACGGGGATGAGGACGATGACAGCCAGGAGGCCATGGACAAGCTGAAGGAGATAGTGGGCCTGTATCAAGAGTTTGTTGGGGCTGTTGAGACAGCTGGAACTGGTGCCGGGGTTGGGGGTAAAAGTGTGGGCCTCACTGGGTCTGGACAGGGTCAGGGGGAGAGTGAAGGAGTCAGGCTTCTAGCCAAACGCTGCACTGTGCTCATCTCGTCCGTTTTCGCACTCACACAGCTCTTTCGGACACGCACACCAGACACCGCAGACATGCCTGGTCATGTACCTCTCAACTTTTGA
- the slc25a51b gene encoding solute carrier family 25 member 51, translated as MAVGTMDSESPRTPQPQAALTKGGRSLLPAGALSDMLGTRRKHYVCGSIAAFTNIMVTFPLQKVLFRQQLHGVLATEAVRQLQRDGLRKLYRGLLPPLLQKSTTVAIMFGLYEDFSRVLLDCADGSGVPELVTRSFAAALAGTAEAILMPFERVQTLLQDHRHHGRFNNTVHTFRTLLTEYGVRECYRGLVPIILRNGPSNVLFFALRGPIKEQLPNATNRAGHMINDFVCGGLLGAALGIMFYPLNVVKSRAQSQVGGAFQPCREVLLTVWRERGGSVAMLFRGAHLNYHRSLLSWGIINATYELLLKLM; from the coding sequence ATGGCTGTTGGCACCATGGACTCTGAGTCACCCCGAACACCTCAGCCTCAGGCTGCCCTGACTAAAGGAGGCCGCTCCCTGCTGCCTGCTGGAGCTCTGAGTGACATGCTGGGTACTCGAAGGAAGCACTATGTGTGCGGCTCCATTGCAGCTTTCACCAACATCATGGTGACTTTTCCCCTCCAGAAAGTGCTGTTCCGCCAGCAACTGCACGGCGTGTTGGCCACTGAGGCGGTGCGGCAGCTCCAGAGGGATGGGCTGAGGAAACTTTACCGGGGCCTGCTGCCCCCGCTGCTCCAGAAGAGCACTACAGTCGCCATCATGTTTGGCCTGTACGAGGACTTCTCAAGGGTCTTACTAGACTGTGCCGATGGCAGCGGTGTGCCGGAGCTGGTCACTCGTAGCTTTGCTGCAGCATTGGCAGGAACAGCAGAAGCTATCCTGATGCCATTTGAGCGTGTGCAGACTCTCCTACAAGACCATCGACATCACGGGCGCTTCAACAACACAGTCCACACCTTCCGGACACTTCTGACTGAGTATGGTGTCAGAGAGTGCTACCGCGGCCTGGTACCCATCATTCTCCGTAATGGCCCTAGCAATGTGCTCTTCTTCGCTCTACGCGGGCCCATTAAGGAGCAGCTCCCAAATGCCACTAATCGGGCAGGTCACATGATTAACgattttgtgtgtggggggttgcTGGGGGCCGCCCTTGGCATCATGTTCTATCCATTAAATGTGGTTAAGTCCCGGGCTCAGTCTCAGGTCGGTGGAGCCTTCCAGCCTTGCAGGGAGGTGCTGCTAACagtgtggagagaaagaggtggCAGTGTGGCCATGCTCTTCAGAGGGGCCCACCTTAACTACCACCGTTCACTCCTCTCCTGGGGAATCATTAATGCCACCTATGAACTACTGCTGAAGCTCATGTAA